In Papaver somniferum cultivar HN1 chromosome 9, ASM357369v1, whole genome shotgun sequence, the genomic stretch CAAACCAAATTTGCAACAAAAAATTGCTAAATCTGTGGTACCATGCACGAGGAGCCTGTTTAAGTCCATAAAGAGAACGATATAACTTGCAAACATGTGTAGAAAAACGAGAATCAACATAACCTGGAGGTTGTTTCATGTAcacctcttcttgaagttctccatATAGAAAAGCATTTtgcacatcaagttgatgaatgGGCCAATTGGAAGACAAAACTAATGTAAGAATAATGCGTATAGTACACGGTTTGACAACCAGACTAAACATTTCAGAGAAATCAATCCCCTCTTGTCATTTGATTACTAATTATATACCAAAGTAAACAGACCATGTGTGGTAGTCTACGAACTATGAAGTATAAAAACATGTCAGTCGGAGGCTccacttcttcaacttcttggTTTTCCTAACTCGCAAATCTTCATTAGTTGGGATAGCTCAGTTGGAAGATCTTCAGACTGAAGATCTGAAGGTCGCGTGTTCGATCCACGCTCACCgcattatcctttttttttttctggtttgtTTGGGCAAATATTGCAGTTTGAAAGCACCACCACGCACCACTGTTATGTCATCCCATTGAGTAGCCATTCAGTTCTTGATAACTGGAAATTAGTGCAAATATCAATGCCTGTTACTGATAGATTTTGCGTAAGGTTAATGTAGTACTGGCATTTCATCTAGGAAACAAATTATGTCCAAAACTAGAGATACTAAACACAAAGCACTATTCACAATCAAACGTCACTCTATCTTTCATAACATTATATCTGCTAACTATCCCGTAATCTGTACAAGAGTTGCAAGAAACCCAATACCAACAAACAAAATACTAATTTGCAATTTCAAGCCATATGAAGCAAGGAGAACAACTTTATCAATAACAGGACCACACAAAACGCCATCTTTACTTTTCGTCGTTGCTAAACTTAGAATACTAATACGAGTGACCCTGTTCGAATCTGATTTGATTTTCCATCCAGAATCTAACCCTGTACCTGCTCCTTTTATTTGTATAGTAAAATTTTGAACTGACGATCCTGCTTGAACACCCACTTGGAAGTCACCAACACATGCATCATTATGTTCACCAATGAAAACTGACAAGGCATACTCGGAACCTTTTTTTAGTTTAACTGATGTTTGTATCCCACTTGATTTTCCTGCAATGAGCTCGATTGAAGCCTTTCCTTCTGGAGCTGTATAGTTATGGTTTGTAGTTATGTATTTCACTGTTCCTAATATTTCCCATTGGTTTAATGGTGATTGAGTTGCATCTGATTCTGCATCGATTAGAACGCCACCAACGGAATTGTTGGGAAAAGCTGGCCCGTATTCAAATCCACCATTCGGCAACATGTTGTTTTGTAGGTTGTTTACTAGCCCTCCATATCGAACTGTGTTGATTACATCAAAATATTAACCAAAGATGCGTAGAAACAAAAACATATTGCAAACAAGGAAGTTTTATGTGCACATACCAGAACTATTGATAGGATTCGGAATGTTCTTGAGAATGAACGAATCCTCCAGACGCACACCACAGTCGGTAAAAGCAGTGGTGGTGTTACTGCATTCAAGACTAAGAGTAACCAACTCTCCATTTCCATGAATACCCAAATAAACACCATGAGTTTGCCAATGACTACTTTGATTCCCTCCTGCAAATTTATTTGAGAAAGAGACAACAACTGATCTAACTGGAACAGATATGGTGACACTAGTAGTATTATCACAATTTGTTCGAGCTGGTTGAAGACTAAATGTAAGTAAATAATGACTTGATTCTACATTTGCCTTGAATTCTTGTGTAATCTTTCCATTTTTGCCTAAATATCTGTAGTTTCCGTGTGATGATGTGAATACATAGCTAACATCTCCTTGTGAAAACCATTGTGGTAAATACTTGATTGTTGAATCCAATGCAGGAAATGGGTATGTTGAGTTTGTTGGTGGTATTTCTAAGTCAGGGTTTTGCAGATCTGTGGAACAACAGCAAATTGCGAGTTAAAATTGTAATTATAGTAAGAAGAATATTTGAATGACAGACGACATATGATATTGTTTTCGTTACCTGGAGATGCACTTGCTATTAGGAGTTGAAGAAGGAGAAGTAGACCTGCAGCTATTGCTTGCCATATCCCCATTGCTCTTGCCTGAGAGATAGAAGTCATAGTTTTGTACTTCTGCTGCTGTGTATTTAACTATTTATCATGAGACAAATTGGTTCGACCTTGAATGAAATGCAATAATATATCTATCTTATCTTGCGCTTGCGCTTGCTTCTGGCATAATATTACCTAGTACATGCATCATGCATGATGGCTTTGATTTAGACATGATTGGCCGAAAATTTCAACTTGAGAATTAAGTGTTTGTTTAATATTGTTGACTAGAAATAATAGCTCAATCTGATCAGTTTCCACATAATTGAGGTGTTAGTGACTCGATTAAGATTCAGACATGCAGCAATATCAACTTCAGCAGGCATCGTTCGTTATTATTACAAAAGGGTTAAGTGGCAAAATGTCCTAAAATGGACCCCAAGATTGTGAAAATGTCCTCGGACGTTAGGGAAAAGATTAAAATACCACATTCCGATAGTTTTGGGCATATTGATCAAAATTGGGCATCTTGACCGGTCAACGAAGTTTTGAAATTCCATTTTTATCCTTCTTAATTAAAACGCCCCAATCCGCcactaccaccgccaccaccaaaaGAACAACCACCAACCACCATCGCGGCCACCACCActtccaccactaccaccaccatcgccaccaccactactactagaacaaccaccaccaacaccaccgccACTGCTATCGTCAccgcctcctccaccaccaccaccaccagtaccaccaccatcgccgccgccaccaccatcgtcgccgccaccactaccaccaccatcaccgcaACCACCACCGCCACTATCACCATCGCCGCTACCACAAATACCAccgcaccaccaccacctgaATTCTAAATCCTGAACCCCAAACCCTAAACCCTGAATTTTAAACACTGAACCCTGAATTATGAACAATGTATCTTGAAGGGCAATTTCTACTACTTAACTCTCTCTAACATGAAATATGACGGAACGAGGCATTTTAATCTTTTCcctaacgtccggggcatttttCACAACCTTGGGGTCATTTTGGGACATTTTGCCATTTAATCCATTACAAAATTGAGGTGTTACGAAAACCATGACTAAACAAGGAGTAGCAAATTACAAAACTGCTCAAGTCTCAGACACTTGCCTTTAACATGGCACAACTGTTGCAACCAATTGTATCTATCATGCTATATAGTAGTGGCCCGGCGGGGGTAAAATAAACTCATGACTTTACCCCGGCACTACATTTATATCGGCCTAAAATGTCGAATTCTGATAAGGTTTTTACAGACCCCAAAAAATATTGTGCCTTGGTAAATTTTTGCTAGTCATGGTAGAAGACAATTCAAAAGATCAAATCTTAATTACACTAGTCAGTGCCCATAATCTACCGTTGTAAACCTAGCTATTGTAGTCTTTAATGTGCGAGTGATACAAAATCTACCCAGCCACCTAAAATTTGTCTCAGTGACAAAAGAAATATGCCACATGATAAAGATTATGTTATTGTGAGTCTGTGACAGAAAGCCACATTGTAGCTCAAAAGTTACCACCGGAAAAGCAAAAATCTGCCTCACGACACAAAGATGGGTAACGTAACACAGAATACAACTGGGGTGATCCTAAATTTGTCGTATGATGTTTTAACTAATTAAAACTTGAAGTACGATTAGTCAATTGCGCAGGTATAGCTTAGTTGGGAGAGCGTCAGACTGAAGATCTGAAGGTCGCGGGTTCGGTCCACGCTCACCGCATTTTTCaaaagaaactttttttttttttttttttttaacattgaattttgttttcaaacatTCTCTGTTGATTTCCAAGACGATTCTATTAAAAGAGTACAATAGAATTTTGCTGGATCATGACCATGGTCTGAAATATTGGTTTGGACATGACTTGGGTTCACTTATGGTTATTTATGCTAACTCCCAGCAATTTGGTGGTGTTGGGGTTGTTTTCTCGACCCGTCAAATAGTTGGACTCTCTATTGAAGAACTAATTTATGTGATTGATCACTCGGACTGGAGTGCAAACATCTGGGATATGTGATTTTCGCCTATTCCAGTtctttacatagtggatgataacTAATATTACCCAACCAAATGTCTAGATTTTCTTagagaatacaaaaaaataaaaatccaacaTAAAttgtgttagagaaaatgagtttataaaaattgagtttataaaatagtttggttttttggtcttgaaaggattggaacttaggacctattggtcactaaggaaactagctcattttcacttattgtgaatgaacctttagtcccacatagggaaaactaaagatgatacctctccataagtattgaattttttgatattaagagtggcccttgggtcattagcacttttgtgcgagcgggaggacttaggcaatgggctagttggtgcaaccaCATATTTTCACACGCgcttatctttttggcgaaacttcCTTTGAATTATTATCTAAAAGATTTTAAACAAATCATTTCTTAATCGTTCGGGGCGTCTGACCCGACGGATGATTCCTCACGTTTTACAaacacattatgatgcatgaaacgttttaaatcaatgcatgaacgttttacaaacacattatgatgcatgaaacgTTTTAAATCAATACACGAACGTTTTATACTGTTTCGAAAAatttgaattaattgaaattaattCCATTCGATTTAATGCGCATCAATGAGACTTCTCTCATTTCTCCTCTATATAAACCGACCACATTTTTCATTTCAAttcgtgtccagaagagctactatcctcttctttttgtCTTCTTCCCCCGTGTGGTCCTTTGCTTTCATTCTGTGCGCAAttgctgttgaggtcgtaagagtgagcaagtactgtagtgctaacagtacttgcaacgggaagttttatcctggatacgacttgaccacagggtataagcatcactcatttttgaggcgtaccggtcaactatcgtgttaaggacagcgtgttgaacacgtgactctgtcctctgtgtgctgtccatttgagtgttcatttaccttccagaaattatcaattttattctaacatctttcttgagtgttttattgttacagacgcaacaatcttaacacgatagttttttttttctatctgtaacaatgggtaagaacaatGTTGATGGATCAGCAAAATTTTCTGGGGAACTCATAAAGAAGATAAGTAATAATAATATTTGTTTATTTGATTATTCCTTGCATTTAACTATTGCGCTCAACAATCAGGGATGTAattgtgaaaaaaaaataaaaataataataataattttttgggTCAGCCGTaaagtttcgagtttatctcctAACCTagagataattttcataaacccTCTTAGAAATAATGTAATAGACAtcatgatagttacccacgtaaaatttcagaatttttggagtcgtAAAAGTATTTTTccgatattttacaaaactgagaaatgttcctgaaaaattctaacgagcagaaatttgttgttaaataaattattatttatggggaaaccatgagttttttgaaatggtggttcaaacgaagtttgtaaatctaaatgttatcttcaaaattcatattttagtttctgattcggaattgtggtttgtgaataaaggtgtcatctacaaagggacatggctaataggcgcatgtggctgaaaataaatcttccaaagatggcaaaggtgagaatgtTAAATGGAACACTACGCATAGCTCTCGTAAGAAAGGTACGTTTCGCATATctaaatctagcattactttaattaagggagattgttatgtttgtaaaaaatgtgtagacaacataaaaccttaataagcagaaagataatgctaatttagttaaaacaaactagaacgacctTTGTGGCATGATAACCTATGTGAGAGACTGGAGTGGACTCTGAAGCCACGAAGCATGTTTGTTAAAacaaagacctgttcacctcttatctgaGAATAAGGGATgttgagaaactctatatgagtaactcatttgcgacagaggttgcataaaagggaaaggtcgagcagaagctcatatataAAACATTCTCACATTAAATGAATTTTCATGTTACGGGCATATGCAAgctagaatcttgtatcttgttctactGAATATGGTAAAAGATTTAAGATATTAAATTAATCAGTAAAACTTGTCGTAACTAAGGGCGGTGATTTTTCAGGCAAcggttataggacttagggtctatataagcttaatatGAACTCTGCTATAATGAATAattatgattcttctgcttatgtttgtgagtctttgaatgtttggcatggtagagttggacatgtaaattataagtctATGCTTAAACTATCTAATGTAGGCTGCatgcccaaatttagtttggaaaaggaacacaaatgtgaaatatgcgtaaaatcaaagtatgctagaaaaccttttagcaaaaatgttcatagaaattctaaacccttagaattaatccactcagacctagttgacatgaaatcagttcaaactagaggcggtaagaaatgatttgttacttttatagacgactgtactaggtactgtcgtatttatttgcttagaggtaaggatgatgccttagaagcatttaagaggtataaactagaagttgaaaaccaattgaatgctaccattaaaaccattaggtctgaccgtagtggtgagtacataactcctataggagatttctgtgtagaacatggcataatacacgaggttacccctccttattcacctcagtcgaatggagtagctgaacgtaagaaccgcacccttaaggagatgatgaattccatgttaattagtttaggattacgaacttgtggggggatTTAGCTGTCCTCTCAgtctgctatatcctgaacagagtaccttttaaaggatcagataaaactccatacgaattgtggaaaggtagacaaccttcttaagcatacttcaaagtgtgggggtgtttggctaaggttcagatccctaaacctaaagcaaccaagataggacccaaaactgttgactgtgtcttcatagggtatcctgagcatacacctgcatatagatttatggctGTGAATTCtgatatttctgaaattggtgtgaatactattatggagtctagggatgctgtgtttttctttaaaatctgactctcgtaagagaggtgttgatcccctagatgtcccttcaaccagtcagactttacctttagaggaagatgaagtagaatttgatcctaggagaagtaaaagggctagaaccaaaacctcctttagacctgacttcataacactagcagagtctgatcctccgactttgtagtgaaaggttgtgaaaacaaagtttttaaactgaaaaaatctttgtatggattgaaataagcacctaaacaatggcatgaaaaatttgatcatttaatgttttctagtggttttagaatcaatgaatatgacaagtgtgtatatactaagcttgtaaatgatgcctatctgattgtatgcttgtatgttgatgatatgcttataattggtacaaacatggatgtaattaattccactaagaacatgctgaatgagaactttggtatgaaagacttaggccctgcagatgtaatcttagggatgaaaattaggagaaattctaacggttatagtcttagtcaatctcattatgttgaatctgtgcttagaaaattcaatcatttttgattgtaaacctgcttatactccgtatgatccttgttgtaaactcaaaaagaacagaggtaatggagtatcacaacttgaattctcacgagttataggaagtctgatgtatttgatgaactgtactaggcctgacattgcttatgctgtgaggaggttaagtaggtatacttgtaatccagggcaggaacactgggatgcactttttagagtgttgaggtatctgaaatacacgttgaccttttgtttgaattatgaaaggtatcactagtacaaatcttcacattggccacacttaatcaccgtgtccataggcttttggtcatggatttttttcactccaaaaatgtggcatcaggtgccgtgACAAAGTGGTATCTttatggctacataaactttgagtggatataaaatatgatttaccatggccataactctaaaaccgtgtctatatggtactcattattttttttgtagttaagcattttcactatcaccatggccataggatccttatagacacacaatttaattTGACCGTGGCTAGAGTTTACCTTAAAGCCACATAGATTTTATTTTAACCCTGGCCTTTGCTATCAATTAGACACGTAAAATTTGTTTTATCGTGGCCAAGCGATAAATTTTCTAAGGACACACAATTTTTTTTAACGTGGCTATTGTATATCTTCACGACACAGGGAACCAGTAAAACCATGGCCATAAATTTCTTATGGACACACAATAAGCTTTGTACGTGGTTAATGTATACCTTAAGGCCACATGGATTCATTTTAACGATGGCAGAGTATAATGTGGCATATTGACAATGTATAGTTTCGGGTGATATTTGGTACAACCATGGCTTAACCCTCCAAATTACGCTACTGATATATATGAATCTACCGAACCGCTATTTCTTCCCCCAAAAAATGTACAATTAGAAGCGAAAATATTCAAAACATcaaaatattatttatttatttattttaataataaagGGTAGTTACATCACTGACCAAAGCCTCTTTAACATAAGGAAATGCGATAACAATGACCATTCATCCAGGACTTGGACACTTGGCATAAAATTGCAAGTATATCGACCATAAAGTTACAAGACCTGTTACCAAACTTACAAGCATAGAATCGAGCAAAACTTGAATAAAATTATCAATCTATTATTACAGGAGTGGTAGTCCACTTAACACTACACTGAGAAACAATGATAGAGTTGATAATAACATCAGTCGCTTCGAAGTAAACTTGGATCAGCTCCTGGTATGCAAGCCAATATGACTTTAGCTTCAGGCTGTTGTGCTTGGGATTTTTTGTCACCCTAGAAGTACCCTGCTGTTGTGCTTGGGATTTTTTGTCACCCGAGAAGTACCCTGCATAATAAGAAGACTTCAACCAATTCCGATAGTAAGATTTCAATCTATATAAAAGATGAGGTGAACATCAAGACAAAGAAATTATATTTACCATGGTACCTAGAGAGCAAAATTGTGAACACATACTAGCCACAACAATGGCAACCTGTCAAAGTGAGGTATTCTGCTATTAAAACATCTCGAATCGACAAACATTACTAGGAAATTATAGTTCTGTTCTCAAATACTACTCTCTccattactttttaataggccagtttctataataaataaagttagtaattgttttgtggtTCCTTACCGAAGCGACGAATAATGTGGATGTTGATTTGAGATACTGGTAACAAATCAAGCCAAATTAATTACAAagcaaaattaaggaaaaataaaatcttaCCCTTGAATGTTTGAAATAAATTTTGAACTGCCCTGCCAGTAACCTCAAAAGACGACAAAGATAACCAGAATTCATTAGTGAACAAGAGATGGTAATGACATCTTCCTCTTTCACATGGATTATTGAAGATACCCTTTGATACAGTTCAGGAGTAATGGGATCATAATCAATTGATCCTTCCATTACTTGGGCAAGCTCCGCATCCTTTAACACCACCAAATCCCAAATCa encodes the following:
- the LOC113307709 gene encoding uncharacterized protein LOC113307709, giving the protein MTSISQARAMGIWQAIAAGLLLLLQLLIASASPDLQNPDLEIPPTNSTYPFPALDSTIKYLPQWFSQGDVSYVFTSSHGNYRYLGKNGKITQEFKANVESSHYLLTFSLQPARTNCDNTTSVTISVPVRSVVVSFSNKFAGGNQSSHWQTHGVYLGIHGNGELVTLSLECSNTTTAFTDCGVRLEDSFILKNIPNPINSSVRYGGLVNNLQNNMLPNGGFEYGPAFPNNSVGGVLIDAESDATQSPLNQWEILGTVKYITTNHNYTAPEGKASIELIAGKSSGIQTSVKLKKGSEYALSVFIGEHNDACVGDFQVGVQAGSSVQNFTIQIKGAGTGLDSGWKIKSDSNRVTRISILSLATTKSKDGVLCGPVIDKVVLLASYGLKLQISILFVGIGFLATLVQITG
- the LOC113309075 gene encoding uncharacterized protein LOC113309075 isoform X1 — encoded protein: MEGSIDYDPITPELYQRVSSIIHVKEEDVITISCSLMNSGYLCRLLRLLAGQFKIYFKHSRVAIVVASMCSQFCSLGTMSSYYAGYFSGDKKSQAQQQGTSRVTKNPKHNSLKLKSYWLAYQELIQVYFEATDVIINSIIVSQCSVKWTTTPVIID
- the LOC113309075 gene encoding uncharacterized protein LOC113309075 isoform X2, translated to MEGSIDYDPITPELYQRVSSIIHVKEEDVITISCSLMNSGYLCRLLRLLAGQFKIYFKHSRSSYYAGYFSGDKKSQAQQQGTSRVTKNPKHNSLKLKSYWLAYQELIQVYFEATDVIINSIIVSQCSVKWTTTPVIID
- the LOC113309075 gene encoding uncharacterized protein LOC113309075 isoform X3; protein product: MEGSIDYDPITPELYQRVSSIIHVKEEDVITISCSLMNSGYLCRLLRLLAGQFKIYFKHSRVAIVVASMCSQFCSLGTMGTSRVTKNPKHNSRVLLG